Genomic DNA from Jonesia denitrificans DSM 20603:
GTGACCTCACTGACATTCCCGGCCGGTCAGAAGTGCTGGGACTGTGCGCAGTGCTGTTGGGCTACCCTGACGATGCGTTTATTGCGTTACGCAACGACCTTGCGCAGGCAGTCACGGAACTACCCAACTCACCAGCCGCATCGAAAATCAGGGAATTTTGGTCGCTTTTTACCGACTTCACCGCCATCGAGGCACAACGACACTACGTGGAAACCTTTGACATGAGGCGCAACTCGTCGTTGTTCCTCACCTACTACCTCCACGGGGACACACGCCAACGGGGGATGTCGCTGCTGATGTTCAAACAGCGCTACCGAGCCTATGGGTTTGCACCACCCGAAAACGAGCTACCCGACTACCTGCCCATGGTCTTGGAGTTCGCGGCGATTACCGGACCTGGGGTCGGCGAAGGACTCCTGCGCCTACACCGGAGCGGTTTTGAAGTGATCCGCACCGCACTGAACGATCGCGGCTCACTGTATGCCCTGCTGCTGGACGCTGTAGCAGACGTTCTTGGCCCAGTCACCGCACGCCAACAAGAAGAAGTTTCCCAACTTGTTGCAGCGGGCCCACCTGCCGAAACCATCGGGTTGGAGTCACCTCTTGCCCCCTATTCCACCCTTGCCGGGGGAGCCGACGAACCATTCGGACCACCGGAATTCACCTGCTCTCCGAAAGGATCATGACCCATGTGGGCGAACTTCTGGTTTGTGATTTTCCCCTATATTTGTGTGGCGATCTTCGTGGTCGGTCACATCTGGCGGTACCGGCACGACCAATTCGGGTGGACAACCCGCACGAGCCAAGTCTTAGAAAGCCGATGGCTCAGTTGGGGCTCCCCACTTTTCCACTTCGGGGCACTCTTTGTCATTGCCGGACATGTTGGTGGGCTACTCATCCCACAAGAATGGACCCGCGCACTTGGGGTCAACGACCACATGTACCACAACCTGTCCATGTACATCGGGACAGCGGCAGGCGTAGCGCTCGTCGCCGGCACGATCATCCTCATCATCCGCCGGTTTGTCACCTCACAACGCATCCGCGTTGTCACCACTGCCTGGGACTACGCTCTCTACGCCTTGCTCGTCATCGAAATCTTCGTCGGCATGTGGCAAAAGATTTCCACCAACATTGTGGGTGAAGGCTACGACTACCGCGGAACAGTGTCTGTGTGGTTCCGACAACTCTTTATTTTGCAACCAGATGCAGCACTCATCATGGACGCCCCCACAATTTATGCGATCCACGCGATCCTTGGCTGCCTGCTCATTGCAATCTGGCCATTCACTCGGCTTGTCCACGTGTGGTCAATCCCCGTGGCCTATCTGGCTCGCCCCTACGTGGTCTACCGCAGAAAACACACACCAGATGTGTCTCCCTTAACCAAAAGCATGCGCAAATAACCACACCGTGCGGCGGATTCAAGGTGAATCCGCCGCACACCTACCT
This window encodes:
- the narJ gene encoding nitrate reductase molybdenum cofactor assembly chaperone, producing MSPTTTRKAVTIPLFRRSKRRDLTDIPGRSEVLGLCAVLLGYPDDAFIALRNDLAQAVTELPNSPAASKIREFWSLFTDFTAIEAQRHYVETFDMRRNSSLFLTYYLHGDTRQRGMSLLMFKQRYRAYGFAPPENELPDYLPMVLEFAAITGPGVGEGLLRLHRSGFEVIRTALNDRGSLYALLLDAVADVLGPVTARQQEEVSQLVAAGPPAETIGLESPLAPYSTLAGGADEPFGPPEFTCSPKGS
- the narI gene encoding respiratory nitrate reductase subunit gamma, producing the protein MWANFWFVIFPYICVAIFVVGHIWRYRHDQFGWTTRTSQVLESRWLSWGSPLFHFGALFVIAGHVGGLLIPQEWTRALGVNDHMYHNLSMYIGTAAGVALVAGTIILIIRRFVTSQRIRVVTTAWDYALYALLVIEIFVGMWQKISTNIVGEGYDYRGTVSVWFRQLFILQPDAALIMDAPTIYAIHAILGCLLIAIWPFTRLVHVWSIPVAYLARPYVVYRRKHTPDVSPLTKSMRK